The following proteins are encoded in a genomic region of Pelodictyon phaeoclathratiforme BU-1:
- a CDS encoding TonB-dependent receptor plug domain-containing protein, with protein sequence MSATKMKGSMSFIMTLLLIQSANIASAEPVVLDGINVTAPSVSKRDDLDPESITNPYRVESSASFGTEIFTRKEIAAYAPKDLFDLLNKAAGMNLTYQGRRSPFSLDQRGGGQLTYILDGAVLPSSSSRILQKIPLQDIEEIQIVRGATSLALGPTRTPGQWGTTSGVNTGFIVIRTKHPQKTEGVVSAYTEKSGSLPFATGENLYAGTRFGTAASSLRGYVAGGAAAYDRSSNDRWFDGQNGQSGMINAGVTVGKLSVDATGYTDTGRLEMQRGVTYSGALAPDKWYYDPLTTSLLSSTVTMAWNRDQVTILSLFKTRYEQEEHNESFANAMVSLRNYSEESSGYSIRHNAQFGNTLVQLGWQINNSNGFGPNLSNPYNNFDTTVKGWSCSVEQKLFDGALSLDGGYRRDLTHSDVSSTVAAKPLANHDVDMEAAQVVALGARWKMNELLALNARYFHGDEGTPSDFTMTTQSGAPLHAEKQKRFELALEAAPASYFKPMLTWFSYDIDNQKSVLAMGNNVLQTYTVNGETYYYYTEADVLRRGIELAVKGDVRQSTSYSFSWTHLTTNSTTTNGVTTDGVGVSTPENYFSALLSHSWEKYRANLSIKQVSSWQTSASPVGIQNADLGEYTTVDANIMRTFTFSGSRLTATLYGHNLGDVHYSTRYVTGYYPDRGRTLGLELSMAF encoded by the coding sequence ATGTCAGCGACAAAAATGAAAGGTTCCATGTCGTTTATCATGACGCTTCTGCTGATCCAGAGCGCCAACATCGCCAGTGCAGAACCTGTAGTACTTGACGGCATCAACGTTACCGCACCATCGGTATCGAAGCGTGATGATCTTGATCCCGAAAGCATCACCAACCCCTATCGGGTAGAGTCGAGCGCCAGTTTTGGAACAGAGATATTCACCCGGAAAGAGATTGCAGCATATGCGCCCAAAGATCTCTTTGATCTTTTGAATAAAGCAGCCGGTATGAACCTGACCTATCAGGGCAGGCGGAGCCCGTTTTCGCTTGACCAGCGAGGCGGTGGACAACTTACCTATATTCTTGATGGCGCTGTTTTGCCCTCCTCTTCGAGTCGAATTCTGCAAAAAATTCCCCTCCAGGATATTGAGGAGATTCAAATTGTTCGTGGAGCGACCTCTCTTGCTCTTGGTCCCACACGTACACCCGGTCAGTGGGGCACAACCTCAGGCGTCAATACCGGATTTATCGTGATTCGCACAAAACATCCCCAAAAAACTGAAGGTGTGGTTTCTGCCTATACCGAAAAATCAGGTTCACTGCCATTTGCTACAGGCGAAAATCTCTATGCAGGCACCCGTTTCGGTACTGCTGCCTCGTCGTTGCGTGGTTATGTTGCTGGTGGTGCTGCCGCTTATGATCGCTCCAGTAACGACAGGTGGTTTGATGGACAAAATGGACAATCCGGCATGATCAATGCAGGCGTAACGGTTGGCAAGTTAAGCGTTGATGCAACTGGTTATACCGATACCGGCAGGTTGGAAATGCAGCGAGGTGTAACCTATTCGGGTGCGTTAGCTCCAGATAAATGGTACTACGATCCGCTGACAACTTCACTTCTTTCATCCACGGTGACCATGGCGTGGAATCGTGATCAGGTAACGATTTTATCGCTCTTTAAAACCAGATATGAACAAGAAGAGCATAATGAAAGTTTTGCAAACGCCATGGTGTCGCTTCGGAACTATTCGGAAGAGTCGAGTGGCTACAGCATTCGCCATAATGCACAATTTGGCAATACTTTAGTGCAGCTTGGCTGGCAAATTAACAACAGTAATGGTTTTGGTCCGAACCTGAGCAATCCCTATAACAATTTTGATACAACAGTTAAAGGATGGTCGTGCAGTGTTGAGCAAAAACTCTTTGATGGGGCCTTATCGCTTGACGGTGGCTATCGTCGTGACCTGACACATAGTGATGTATCGAGTACCGTGGCCGCTAAACCACTTGCGAACCATGACGTTGATATGGAAGCGGCACAAGTTGTTGCACTTGGCGCTCGCTGGAAAATGAATGAACTCCTGGCATTGAATGCCCGCTATTTTCATGGTGATGAAGGTACGCCAAGTGATTTCACCATGACGACGCAATCAGGAGCGCCACTTCATGCTGAAAAACAAAAGCGCTTTGAATTAGCTCTTGAAGCCGCGCCAGCAAGTTATTTCAAGCCAATGCTCACATGGTTCAGCTACGATATTGATAATCAAAAATCGGTGCTTGCTATGGGGAACAATGTTCTGCAAACCTATACCGTCAATGGTGAAACCTACTATTACTACACCGAAGCTGATGTTTTGCGCAGAGGTATTGAGCTTGCAGTGAAGGGTGACGTTCGGCAAAGCACCTCATACAGCTTTTCGTGGACACATTTAACCACCAACAGTACAACAACAAACGGCGTAACTACTGATGGTGTCGGAGTCTCGACCCCGGAGAATTATTTTTCAGCACTGCTCAGCCACTCGTGGGAGAAGTATCGGGCAAATCTCTCTATCAAACAGGTCAGTTCGTGGCAAACATCAGCCAGTCCGGTTGGGATACAGAACGCAGATCTTGGGGAGTATACCACGGTTGATGCCAATATCATGCGGACATTTACCTTCTCGGGCTCACGGCTGACGGCAACACTCTATGGTCACAACCTTGGTGATGTCCACTACTCAACCCGTTATGTAACAGGCTATTATCCAGACAGAGGACGCACGCTTGGCCTGGAATTGAGCATGGCGTTTTAA
- a CDS encoding TOBE domain-containing protein, translating to MNKLSVLITGIDQRESLCFLELNASGIELGMLLFDLQPFFRKGCRVNVLFKETEVALAKGLMGETSFSNSFPAAVTKIRAGSLLAEITLQCSAGEIVSIITAKAAERLGLQEKDDVTVLIKASQLSLELLHNEHSAKR from the coding sequence ATGAATAAACTCTCTGTCCTCATTACTGGCATAGATCAGCGGGAATCACTCTGTTTTCTTGAACTCAATGCATCAGGCATAGAGCTTGGAATGCTGCTGTTTGACCTGCAGCCGTTTTTCAGGAAAGGGTGCAGGGTAAATGTTCTTTTTAAGGAAACCGAGGTTGCCCTTGCAAAGGGGCTCATGGGAGAAACAAGTTTCAGTAACAGCTTTCCTGCTGCAGTCACAAAAATAAGAGCAGGCTCTCTCCTTGCCGAGATCACCCTTCAATGCAGTGCAGGGGAGATCGTGAGTATCATTACAGCGAAAGCTGCAGAACGGCTGGGGCTGCAGGAAAAAGATGACGTTACGGTATTGATCAAGGCAAGTCAACTCTCGCTTGAGCTGCTTCATAACGAACATTCCGCTAAACGATGA
- a CDS encoding ABC transporter ATP-binding protein, which produces MIHLSVSKTLSGTQGTFELSVDLSLQPGTLQTLYGKSGSGKSTLLRILAGLVKPDSGHIEVNGQIWFDSTARINLPPQKRKVGLVFQDYSLFPTMTVKENLLFAQEKRDEQKVNRLLELTDLQALKHRYPATLSGGQQQRVALARAILREPHILLLDEPLSALDQVTRNRLQDEILNFHKRFRLTTILVSHDKQEVFKLSDTVNVLDRGGIIRSGTPLQVFLDRKSSNKFSFASTILSIRQVDCIYLAVIGAGNELVEVVLSESDIATLKVGDEVLVASKAFNPIVIKL; this is translated from the coding sequence ATGATCCACCTCTCGGTTTCCAAAACGCTTTCAGGCACTCAAGGGACTTTTGAACTTTCGGTGGATCTCTCTTTGCAGCCCGGGACGCTGCAGACCCTGTACGGCAAATCGGGCAGCGGCAAGAGCACACTGTTGCGTATTCTTGCCGGATTGGTAAAACCCGATAGCGGACATATTGAAGTTAATGGCCAGATATGGTTCGACAGTACTGCACGAATCAATTTGCCGCCACAGAAAAGAAAGGTGGGGCTTGTTTTTCAGGATTATTCGCTTTTTCCGACGATGACGGTGAAGGAAAACCTGCTGTTTGCCCAGGAAAAAAGAGATGAACAGAAGGTAAACCGGCTTCTTGAACTGACCGATCTTCAGGCCCTTAAACATCGCTATCCGGCAACCCTTTCCGGAGGTCAGCAGCAGCGGGTTGCTTTGGCAAGAGCCATACTTCGGGAACCCCACATCCTGCTGCTTGATGAACCGCTTTCAGCTCTCGATCAAGTTACCCGCAACAGGCTTCAGGATGAAATCCTGAATTTTCACAAGCGCTTCCGATTGACAACCATTCTGGTCTCTCATGATAAACAGGAGGTTTTTAAACTTTCCGATACGGTTAACGTGCTTGATCGGGGGGGTATCATCCGCAGTGGAACCCCTCTTCAGGTTTTTCTTGATCGCAAGAGCTCAAATAAATTTTCTTTTGCAAGCACTATCCTGAGTATCCGTCAAGTGGACTGCATCTATCTTGCCGTTATCGGTGCTGGAAACGAACTGGTTGAAGTTGTGCTCAGCGAAAGCGACATCGCAACACTCAAGGTTGGCGATGAGGTGCTTGTTGCCTCGAAAGCATTTAATCCGATTGTCATAAAATTGTGA
- a CDS encoding ABC transporter ATP-binding protein: MENNISLELCHTNLGYNGRVVLRDVSLTIQTGEIVCLLGPNGVGKTTLFKTILGFIKPLGGVITIDGTDISRFAPKDFARLVAYVPQLHHSPFPYTVRDVVLFGRTVHLPLFASPCKKDWDIADSFLELLDITHLAERAFSELSGGERQMVIIARALTQEARFIILDEPTSNLDYGNQVRIIRKIGELCKQSVGILMATHTPDHAFMIASKVVVVNDGSLFCCGTPETMLTPETLKQIYGVDVQVFDTPDNGICSRKVCAPFFLNPNKN, from the coding sequence ATGGAGAACAACATATCGCTGGAACTCTGTCATACCAATCTGGGCTACAATGGTCGGGTGGTTTTACGCGATGTCAGCCTGACCATTCAGACCGGTGAGATTGTCTGCCTGCTTGGGCCAAACGGCGTGGGGAAAACAACACTCTTCAAAACCATTCTCGGTTTTATCAAGCCTCTTGGGGGAGTGATTACGATTGATGGAACCGATATTTCACGCTTTGCACCAAAAGATTTTGCCCGGTTGGTTGCCTATGTGCCTCAACTTCACCACTCGCCATTTCCCTACACGGTACGTGATGTTGTGCTGTTCGGTCGAACGGTACATCTCCCTCTTTTTGCTTCTCCGTGCAAGAAAGACTGGGATATTGCCGACAGTTTTCTCGAACTGCTCGATATCACTCATCTCGCCGAGAGAGCATTTTCGGAGCTGAGCGGTGGGGAGAGGCAGATGGTGATTATTGCCCGTGCCTTGACGCAGGAGGCCAGATTCATCATTCTTGATGAGCCGACTTCAAACCTCGATTACGGCAATCAGGTACGGATTATTCGTAAAATCGGGGAGCTATGCAAACAGTCCGTGGGCATTCTCATGGCTACTCACACGCCCGACCACGCTTTTATGATTGCCTCAAAAGTTGTTGTGGTTAACGACGGCTCCTTGTTCTGCTGTGGAACGCCTGAGACGATGCTTACCCCTGAAACGCTGAAACAGATCTATGGCGTCGATGTACAGGTGTTTGATACGCCAGATAATGGAATCTGTTCACGAAAAGTATGTGCTCCGTTTTTTCTAAACCCAAACAAGAACTGA
- the modA gene encoding molybdate ABC transporter substrate-binding protein produces MNRKLFFPLLLLFSLFSPILKAETITIAAGAGYKRPLMEIAEQYERKSGSHVDAVFGNMQQVISQAQMSGNVSIIFGDRTFFDHSPITFSNYYPVGKGTLVLAWRSGLHMKKITDIRERGITRVGIPDAKKAIYGRVAAEYLKKSGLSEAVGSKLLVVSTVPQVSAYLVSGEIDAGFINITDAIGIQDNIGGYLAADPSLYTPIHIQAGVVKGFETQAQVKGFLQFLKETECAAILRKYGL; encoded by the coding sequence ATGAACAGAAAACTGTTTTTCCCGCTTCTTCTTCTCTTTTCCCTTTTTTCGCCAATCCTGAAAGCGGAAACCATAACCATTGCTGCAGGAGCAGGCTACAAGCGGCCCCTTATGGAGATCGCTGAACAATATGAACGGAAAAGCGGAAGTCACGTCGATGCCGTTTTTGGCAATATGCAGCAGGTTATTTCCCAGGCCCAAATGAGTGGCAATGTCTCGATTATTTTTGGAGACAGAACCTTTTTTGACCACTCTCCCATCACTTTTTCCAACTACTATCCCGTTGGCAAAGGAACACTGGTGCTTGCATGGCGCAGTGGCCTCCACATGAAGAAAATAACGGATATACGGGAAAGAGGGATTACAAGGGTTGGTATCCCTGATGCCAAAAAAGCCATTTATGGACGTGTTGCGGCTGAATACCTGAAAAAATCAGGGTTATCAGAAGCGGTAGGGAGCAAACTCCTGGTGGTCTCCACAGTTCCCCAGGTCTCCGCCTATCTGGTATCAGGGGAAATTGATGCCGGTTTTATCAACATTACGGATGCCATTGGCATTCAGGATAACATTGGTGGCTATCTTGCTGCCGATCCGTCACTCTATACACCGATTCATATTCAGGCAGGAGTTGTCAAAGGATTTGAGACGCAAGCGCAAGTAAAAGGGTTCCTGCAATTCCTGAAAGAGACCGAATGCGCTGCTATCCTTCGGAAATACGGGCTCTGA
- a CDS encoding TonB-dependent receptor — translation MKKIALLVLLLAVSEMASGTEIPLNSSANGASEVSATEITVTGKKGDILQRVTGKESELLNPSQMSVYKAINLMPSLSQQSVDPYGLADIVNYHESFRFRGVEATSGGVPATTVNVEALPLTGRPGGGATIYDLENFSNINIYTGVMPANAGLGLADVGGKINMEIRRPEESFGVLLKQGIGSQNFYRTFMRIDSGSLPGKVKSFISFSDSAADKWKGEGNSERTNVMAGVTKEFSDNVKLETFVTYSKGDIHAYKPLSYAQLCNPESAYTNDYGTNPDSYDYYGYNRNKFEDWMVMANLEVKTGEHSKLNVKPYYWSDKGYYLETITLANSQNRIRRWDIDHDLKGVLAEYTTRLSDIDLDFGYLYHTQVRPGPPTSWKNYKVVNGKLVFDQWNILSNSSSHELHSPFLEATYRFGAYKLEGGVKYINYTLPSIITCNTTGVGDLSYDAALASDPAINTKASALDTKSFSRLFPNLTLTRTVGDNATIHAAYGENYVTHVDIYPYYISQFSSFDSKGITFQQLWSEREMETSKNVELGMNVQGSNWSIAPTIYYALHKNKQAVLYDPALNAIYPMNNADARGYGFELEAEYKPVDNLSCYGSFSWNRFSFSQEINSDAPGGGIIKVKGEQVPDAPEFLAKGMVSYKTGNLTISPIVRYTSVRYGDVLHKEKIDGTTLFDLDLTWSRKMPGFKQVDCSLSFLNIFDKQYVSMISTSDYKTLKTSYQSGAPFTMLATVAFHY, via the coding sequence ATGAAAAAAATAGCTCTTCTGGTTCTTCTCCTTGCTGTTTCCGAAATGGCTTCAGGCACTGAAATCCCTCTAAATTCTTCGGCAAACGGAGCAAGTGAGGTCAGCGCCACTGAAATAACCGTGACCGGGAAGAAAGGCGACATTCTGCAACGCGTAACCGGAAAGGAGTCGGAGCTGCTGAATCCCTCACAGATGTCAGTCTACAAGGCGATCAATCTGATGCCCTCGCTCAGCCAGCAGAGTGTTGATCCCTATGGGCTTGCCGATATTGTCAACTATCATGAATCATTTCGTTTCCGGGGTGTTGAGGCAACATCCGGTGGTGTTCCGGCCACAACGGTGAACGTTGAAGCTCTTCCGTTAACGGGAAGACCAGGTGGCGGCGCAACCATTTACGACCTTGAGAATTTCAGCAATATCAACATCTATACCGGTGTCATGCCCGCCAATGCAGGACTGGGGCTTGCTGATGTCGGCGGCAAAATCAATATGGAAATCCGTCGCCCCGAAGAGAGCTTTGGTGTGCTTCTCAAGCAGGGAATCGGCAGTCAGAATTTTTACCGCACCTTTATGCGTATTGATTCCGGCTCGCTCCCTGGCAAGGTCAAAAGCTTTATCTCATTTTCTGACAGTGCTGCGGACAAATGGAAAGGCGAGGGTAACAGCGAGAGAACCAACGTCATGGCAGGAGTGACAAAAGAGTTCAGCGACAACGTCAAACTTGAGACATTTGTAACCTACAGCAAGGGAGATATCCATGCCTACAAGCCACTGAGCTATGCTCAACTCTGTAACCCTGAAAGCGCCTATACGAATGATTACGGCACAAATCCTGACAGTTATGACTATTACGGCTACAACCGTAACAAATTTGAGGACTGGATGGTGATGGCCAACCTCGAGGTCAAAACAGGCGAGCATTCGAAACTCAACGTTAAACCCTACTACTGGAGCGACAAGGGATACTATCTCGAAACCATTACCCTTGCCAATAGCCAGAACCGGATCAGACGGTGGGACATCGACCACGATCTCAAGGGAGTTCTTGCCGAGTACACAACCAGACTCTCCGATATCGATCTTGATTTTGGCTACCTCTATCATACACAGGTTCGTCCCGGTCCACCGACTTCGTGGAAAAACTACAAGGTCGTCAACGGCAAGCTGGTTTTTGATCAGTGGAACATTCTCTCAAACAGTTCAAGCCATGAACTGCACTCCCCTTTTCTTGAGGCGACATACCGCTTCGGCGCCTATAAGCTTGAAGGAGGGGTAAAATATATCAACTATACGCTGCCATCGATCATTACCTGCAACACAACGGGGGTTGGCGACCTCAGTTACGATGCGGCTCTTGCCAGTGACCCGGCGATCAATACCAAAGCCAGCGCCCTGGATACAAAAAGCTTCAGCAGGCTCTTTCCCAATCTGACCCTTACAAGAACTGTTGGCGATAATGCCACCATTCATGCCGCATACGGGGAAAACTATGTAACACATGTCGATATCTATCCCTACTATATCTCACAGTTCAGCAGTTTTGACAGCAAGGGCATCACCTTTCAGCAGCTCTGGAGCGAGCGGGAGATGGAAACATCAAAAAATGTCGAACTCGGCATGAACGTACAAGGCAGCAACTGGAGCATTGCCCCAACCATCTACTATGCGCTGCACAAGAACAAGCAGGCTGTGCTCTATGATCCGGCGCTCAATGCAATATACCCGATGAACAATGCCGATGCCAGAGGTTACGGGTTTGAACTGGAAGCCGAGTACAAGCCTGTTGATAACCTGAGTTGTTACGGGTCATTCTCGTGGAACAGATTTTCTTTCTCCCAGGAGATCAACTCCGATGCTCCGGGAGGAGGAATCATCAAGGTGAAGGGCGAACAGGTTCCCGATGCTCCCGAATTCCTTGCAAAAGGGATGGTCAGCTACAAAACCGGAAACCTGACCATATCGCCCATTGTCCGATACACCTCTGTTCGTTATGGCGATGTGCTGCACAAGGAAAAGATTGACGGAACAACACTTTTTGACCTCGATCTTACCTGGAGCAGAAAAATGCCCGGTTTTAAACAGGTCGATTGCTCACTCTCTTTCCTGAACATTTTTGACAAGCAATATGTCAGCATGATCAGTACATCGGACTACAAAACCCTGAAAACATCCTATCAATCCGGAGCGCCATTTACCATGTTGGCAACGGTTGCATTCCATTACTGA
- a CDS encoding FecCD family ABC transporter permease — translation MKGLSLIVVCLFILAVVTFFSMGIGRYPVSPASLFSWIATGQCTDDNLPVILFNIRLPRLIGAIASGGALAMSGAAYQGMFRNPMVSPDILGVSSGAGFGAALAILLSLPVAGIQILSFGGGITAVLIAVSISKTIGRSHDSVLVLVLSGIIISSLFGALLSMLKYVADPDDKLPAITYWLMGSLANIRMNDLMVILPLLLVGSIPLMLVSWRLNVLSFGEDEARSLGVHTGWMRALVILCATLMSASIISITGIIGWVGLMVPHLARFVAGPNHRMLLPVSFLFGAIFMLLVDNIARSVVSVEIPIGIITALLGAPFFIWFLKKSSRKSW, via the coding sequence ATGAAAGGTCTCTCTCTGATTGTGGTTTGTCTGTTTATTCTTGCAGTGGTCACTTTTTTTTCAATGGGAATCGGGAGGTATCCGGTATCGCCGGCATCATTGTTCTCATGGATCGCTACCGGCCAATGTACAGACGATAATCTTCCGGTTATTCTTTTCAACATTCGCTTGCCCCGGCTTATTGGGGCGATAGCCTCCGGGGGAGCTCTGGCAATGTCCGGAGCCGCGTATCAGGGGATGTTCAGAAACCCGATGGTGAGTCCTGATATCCTCGGTGTCAGTTCCGGCGCCGGATTTGGGGCGGCATTGGCCATTTTGCTTTCATTGCCTGTGGCCGGAATACAGATTCTCTCTTTTGGCGGTGGCATAACCGCTGTGCTGATAGCGGTCAGCATCAGCAAGACAATCGGCCGCAGTCACGATTCTGTTCTTGTGCTGGTGCTTTCGGGAATCATTATCTCCTCTCTCTTTGGCGCCCTTCTTTCGATGCTCAAATATGTTGCTGATCCTGATGACAAGCTGCCCGCCATCACCTACTGGCTCATGGGCAGCCTTGCCAATATCCGGATGAACGATCTGATGGTGATTCTGCCGCTTCTGTTGGTCGGGAGTATTCCCCTGATGCTGGTAAGCTGGAGGCTGAATGTGCTTTCATTTGGCGAAGATGAAGCCCGCTCGCTTGGTGTGCATACGGGCTGGATGAGAGCGCTGGTGATTCTTTGCGCAACACTCATGTCGGCGAGCATCATATCAATCACCGGTATTATCGGCTGGGTTGGTCTTATGGTGCCCCATCTTGCCCGCTTTGTTGCAGGGCCAAACCACCGGATGTTGCTGCCGGTCTCATTCCTCTTTGGCGCCATTTTTATGTTACTGGTTGATAACATTGCTCGCTCAGTGGTTTCAGTTGAAATCCCCATCGGCATTATCACGGCGCTTCTCGGCGCCCCATTTTTCATCTGGTTCCTGAAAAAATCATCCAGAAAGTCATGGTAA